In one Deltaproteobacteria bacterium genomic region, the following are encoded:
- a CDS encoding PIN domain-containing protein, with amino-acid sequence MRSRSSFCRKRKARRWSGVTEFTFLLARRVREGSLRSLEARRLHQRLLRDLAGGEFLRVDGTESSHREAERLLLVLGERAPLRAADALHLALATMAGARTLFTFDRRLASAATALGSLEIVGR; translated from the coding sequence GTGCGCTCGCGAAGCTCTTTCTGCCGGAAGCGGAAAGCGAGGAGGTGGAGCGGCGTCACCGAATTTACGTTCCTTCTGGCGCGACGCGTTCGGGAAGGAAGCCTTCGGTCATTGGAGGCGCGGCGCCTCCATCAGCGGCTCCTCCGTGATTTGGCCGGCGGCGAGTTCCTCCGCGTCGATGGCACCGAATCGTCCCACCGCGAAGCCGAGCGGCTGCTCCTCGTTCTCGGCGAACGCGCCCCGCTGCGGGCAGCGGATGCCCTCCACCTCGCGCTCGCGACCATGGCCGGAGCGCGCACGCTCTTCACCTTCGATCGGCGGCTCGCGAGCGCGGCAACAGCGCTCGGCAGCCTCGAGATCGTCGGGCGTTGA
- a CDS encoding type II toxin-antitoxin system prevent-host-death family antitoxin produces the protein MLLVARLRVVTRAGIREARQNLSALIDEVRKGREVVIEERGKPVAKLVPIERRSRKPLSSHRRLRRSIRSRASKSAVEMIAEDRDDRI, from the coding sequence ATGCTACTTGTAGCACGACTGCGGGTCGTGACTCGCGCCGGTATTCGAGAAGCACGACAGAACCTTTCCGCCTTGATCGACGAGGTGCGAAAGGGCCGCGAGGTAGTGATCGAAGAGCGGGGTAAACCCGTCGCCAAGCTGGTCCCGATCGAGCGCAGGAGCCGAAAACCGCTTTCGAGTCATCGGAGGCTTCGCCGATCGATCCGTTCACGGGCATCGAAGAGCGCGGTCGAGATGATCGCTGAAGACCGTGACGATCGAATCTAG